Proteins from one Sphingopyxis terrae subsp. terrae NBRC 15098 genomic window:
- a CDS encoding efflux RND transporter periplasmic adaptor subunit, with amino-acid sequence MRPSSLLTSALLSAALFAASLSLAGCGGETTAPAEKSAAVTGERLALQPVTITDWKDVGALVTSVDMADARARIPGILDSLSVREGDMVRKGQVIGRVVDSRLGYEGAAYGAQAAAAQAQAAQADAELERVRYLHANGVYAQARLDQAEAQARAARAQVSAARAQQSAVGAVAGQGAVVAPSTGRVLIAQVPAGSAVAPGTSIATITSGPMVLRLELPETLADKVHVGSAVLATGLSDDKGAAPPRAGVGRVYPAVSGGQMSADVPIPGLASTMVGRRVAARVAVGERQALVVPRRFVETSYGIDYVTIIVGKDATSRVPVQIAPTDDPARVEILSGAGKGDTLIAVARGAAGK; translated from the coding sequence ACGACTGCGCCCGCCGAAAAGAGCGCGGCCGTGACGGGCGAAAGGCTGGCGTTGCAGCCGGTGACGATCACCGACTGGAAGGATGTTGGCGCGCTGGTAACGAGCGTCGATATGGCCGACGCCCGCGCGCGTATTCCCGGCATCCTCGACAGTCTGAGTGTTCGCGAAGGCGACATGGTGCGCAAGGGACAGGTGATCGGCCGCGTCGTCGACAGCCGCCTCGGCTATGAAGGCGCGGCCTATGGCGCGCAGGCGGCGGCGGCCCAGGCGCAGGCTGCACAGGCCGATGCCGAGCTGGAGCGCGTGCGCTACCTCCATGCCAATGGCGTCTATGCGCAGGCGCGGCTCGATCAGGCCGAAGCGCAGGCGCGTGCGGCGCGGGCACAGGTTTCGGCGGCGCGGGCGCAGCAATCGGCGGTCGGTGCGGTCGCCGGGCAGGGCGCGGTGGTCGCCCCCTCGACAGGGCGCGTGCTGATCGCGCAGGTTCCGGCGGGTTCGGCGGTCGCGCCCGGCACGTCGATCGCGACGATCACCTCGGGACCGATGGTCCTGCGCCTCGAACTGCCCGAAACCTTGGCCGACAAGGTTCATGTCGGAAGCGCGGTGCTGGCGACGGGGCTTTCGGACGACAAGGGCGCGGCACCGCCGCGCGCCGGCGTCGGCCGCGTCTATCCCGCGGTCAGCGGCGGGCAGATGTCGGCCGACGTTCCGATCCCCGGACTTGCCAGCACGATGGTCGGTCGCCGCGTCGCGGCGCGCGTTGCGGTCGGCGAGCGGCAGGCGCTCGTCGTTCCGCGCCGCTTCGTCGAAACCAGCTATGGCATCGACTATGTGACGATCATCGTCGGCAAGGATGCGACGTCGCGGGTGCCGGTCCAGATCGCGCCGACCGACGATCCGGCGCGGGTCGAGATATTGTCGGGCGCGGGCAAGGGCGACACGCTGATCGCGGTGGCGCGCGGGGCGGCAGGCAAATGA